Proteins co-encoded in one Thermodesulfobacteriota bacterium genomic window:
- a CDS encoding TetR/AcrR family transcriptional regulator: protein MEIETKEANFKEREKKEKIAKAAARLFNEKGYLETSMDDISIAAHLSKGGIYHYFSSKDEILFFIASKFMDLLLRGLEDELNRFEDPSERLKYFISRHITFYTRYLSEAKTVIHEAHLLPAEYFKVIAEKERQYHRIVSQVLYALFEGRIEKERLKALAFILFGTCNGIYYWYHPKGPIVPEELSEMIGTILCVGLTGYKQQMERD, encoded by the coding sequence ATGGAAATCGAAACCAAGGAAGCAAACTTCAAAGAGAGGGAAAAAAAGGAAAAGATCGCCAAGGCCGCCGCTCGGCTCTTCAATGAAAAGGGTTATCTTGAGACGAGCATGGACGACATCTCGATTGCGGCCCATTTAAGCAAAGGGGGTATCTATCACTACTTCTCGAGCAAGGACGAGATCCTCTTCTTCATCGCCTCGAAATTCATGGACCTCCTGCTGAGGGGGCTGGAGGATGAGCTGAACCGGTTTGAAGATCCCTCTGAAAGGCTCAAATACTTCATCTCCCGTCACATCACGTTTTACACCCGCTACCTCTCAGAAGCCAAGACCGTCATCCACGAAGCCCACCTCCTTCCCGCTGAATATTTCAAGGTGATCGCAGAGAAGGAAAGGCAGTATCACCGAATCGTCAGCCAAGTCCTCTACGCCCTCTTCGAAGGCAGGATCGAAAAGGAACGGCTGAAGGCCCTCGCCTTCATCCTCTTCGGAACCTGCAACGGCATCTACTACTGGTATCATCCCAAAGGGCCGATCGTTCCCGAGGAGCTTTCCGAAATGATCGGGACCATCCTCTGCGTGGGGCTCACCGGGTATAAACAACAGATGGAGAGGGATTAA